aaatctgtggaattctgcacgcgcagattccgtgtgggcctagtaattgCACAACCACACATGCAATACGACACTGTCATTATTTTTACACCAGCCAAAGAATACGAAACCAAAAACTATAGTTTTTATAAGCTGCCTGTGCAAACaagttatttaatcatttattggaGGACGAAACTCCATTTTGGCTGAGTTTTCAGTTTTGCTACTGAAATCattactaaaataattttaaaagtgtatttgttttcattttgagaaGGTAATCAGGGACAAAATCTTTATTGACAACATGTGAAATTTGGGTGACAATTTTGAAtgtgtttctttctcttttttatgatttatttttgggAATTTTTCTCCTTTACTATGACAACACAGTataaagagagagaaaaggttagtgagccgggattcgaactctggACAAGTGGCGCGTAATTGTGGTATACTGTTCACGAGACTGTTAGCACCAACAAATAAAGTTCGCTGTGTTGAGAAagcaattttttaattaaagcaatATAATGTCTGATGTTTACATAAGTGTATGCAAATATACCATTACTATAGCATTCATCAATAAACATGACAACTGATGTCTTTAAATATTGGAATATAAAATCCCAATGTACCATTGCATTACATATGCAAAATCATTTCCAGATACATCAGTTTAATGGCTATTGTGGTAGATTTTTTTGAAAGTGTCAAATTGTGCATGTTGACATGATATAATTTCACAAGCCTCATTTAAAGACTTTTGGCCCTGATCACTTTCCATAGTGTAGACACGCCTGGAAATCTGAGCGCTTAGGAGCACATGAGTCCCATGACGAAGTAGCTTAAATGTTGATCATGCTTGTCGTGCGTCTACATTCAAAATAATAAAGTTGAGCATTTAAAAGACACAACGGGGTATGTTTCACTATAGATGTCTAGCACATCCATGCAGAGTTACCATGACAAAAGCAATAATACTCTGCTCTTTACCTGATTTTAACATGGTTGTAATGACAAAAATCCAGGGTTAAATGCAACAAGGAGTTATGTACAGAATATTCTGTGTAGAGAATTATGTGTGGAAAGTATTCCACAAACACAATTACTGACAAAGAATCACAACACACTGCTGACCTTTTTAATAAATTCTTATTCAACCTTGAATTAAGTTCCCAAGTTTGCAATCTTCAGTTATGCACAGATACATGCAAGCAAAAGCACACCGACAACCAGCCCATGAAACCACCAGAAACCGTAAATGAAGTTAAATCCTGCTCTGTACCAACCTTCTCTATGACCTGCCATCTGGGAGCTGGAATGATCTGGATTCTCCTGCCAGCTCTGGCAGGTCTTTTTCCAATGATACTCACTGGCAGTCACCTGAACAGGCAATCATGATGGAAAAGCATTACTAATACTCTTAATGTAACTCTGAAACACAAATCATAGCATTAGCTGTATGCGGAGTCAAAGCACCACTTGGATCCAGAGCACAATGGATGAGCTTACATGGTTTTCCTTCAGGTTGTATGTGTAAGGGTCAGTGTCATTGCTCTGCTCTTGCTCATCCAGCGAATGCAAGAGGTCCTGCAGTTTCTCAATGTAGGTTATCGCACTGCGTAAAATCTCCACTTTGGGCAGCCTCTGGTTCGGATTAGGCACCGTCTTTTTCTTTAGCGCGTCAAAAGCTTCGTTGATCTTCTTGAGCCGCCTTCGTTCTCTCAAAGTGGCGGCCTTTCGCCGGTCAGTCGGAGCAGATTTTCGTTTACAGATCTTGCAAGCCCACATGAGGCACTGGCCCTCGCAGTGCGCCTGGAGCCCTGGTGGAGCGAGGACGTGCTCCTCTCCGCTGCTCTCGCACCCCGTTTCTGACGGGACGGGATCCTGACCTGGGGATAGAGGACTGTCATTCCCCTCGTACAAAGGGGACACTTCTGGCATATCCAAGGTCCCATGGTCCCCCTCAAGATAACGCAAATCATTGAAAAAAATAAGTGTTGGTCTCAAACAGGTCCATCATGTTGTTGTAGGCTGTTTTGACAGTAAGACTGTTGGCATTTAAATAGCCCAGTGACACAAGTTGGGGGACTTAAATATAGCATGTGAAATTCTATCCAGCGCTTAGCTGTTGCGGGGCTTCAGATTCAATTCAATAGGCCTTCTGGAGTCCATATGAAAAATAAAGGAAACACTCAACTGGGGTGTTTTACTAACTACTTGTTTTAATACTATTAAGTAGAAGATTGATGGAGATATTTGATTGCAATGTGAGctttcctaaataaataaatacaataaagagaaGGAGTAACTTTTTATGTCAATTTAACATTAAGCAATCAAGTTGCTTGCAGTTTGTTTTACGAAATGTCTTTACAGTGCGCTTAAACTGCCAAATAGATTTCGCCAGGAGCTACACTTATTTCTTGCCAAAAacattaagttttttttcttttaatttttttaaatacaatactaTGCATGATCAGACTGTGTAAAATTATCGTGGTTGTATTAAGATTATTTACCTTTTTGTATGATAGTAAAGCTTAAACTCAGGAGTTTTATCTGCAAATTTAGCTTAATGACATAATTTCAGACCAGTCTTGCCCTTGAAAACATGTTCAGTTACACTTATACTTGTTCTTTGTGTCACAATGCAGTAAGCCTCAGCATTCTGAGaagcaacaaataaaacattCTGCATTGTAACTGCTGTCAAgtcttaatttgaataaaaatgtatgatgctgatttaattaatacaataatCTTGCTTTAAGTTGAAATGCTTTGGTGAATTTTGGCTTTAGGTTAAAATATgacaattcttaaattaagaggGATTATCCTGGTGAGTTTTAAGACAACACACAATAAGAAAAGGAAACtattaaaaagacattaaaaagcaAGTTTTAAGATAATTAGACTCAATAAACCGCTTGGAATATGTTTTATAAAACCTGTTTGTAAGACATATTTTGTTTACTAAAGCTTTATTTATCTTTCAAAGTATATCTTActgcactggcagataatttgacTTGTTTCTAACTTGTATCttcttaaatcatttatttttttcacatttttgggtggttattttttgcagtgtacctgAGAAAATGcttggttacattttttttattaaagtgaaaATTTATGAAGCAAATATATTAACATATCAATGTGCTAGTATACCTATAACTGCACTACATCAATACTACTTGTGATTAACTGTGAGTAAAACTTTAAGATTAATTTAAGTTTAATAGTGTAAACATaactacatttttttcatttgtactgCAACTACACAACAAGTGAATATAACAGAACACCAAGTAAATGATTTGAATACATTTCTTAGTTTATTAAAGAGTACACTTACTGTACATCCCTTATGTGAAacatttcatttggtataattagCTACTAGGTGTTGTGATTGTCAGAAAAGTAATACATTCatcaaatttaaaaatgtgtCTTGACATTCATCATCACCTAAGGAAACAGATGCCTTAATTTGATCCAGTGGTGACTCTGCAGGATTGTTTTCAATACTTTGGAGCATTGTAAAGTCTGAAAGGCAAAATTTTTATCTACAAAAATTGTCTGCTTTTATCGATATGTGTTGGCATTTAGACTTCCTAAAATTGCTCTATATTGTTAGTAAATattccacacacatgcacacacacccacCCCCACACATATACAAAAGGTCCTATTATATAAAACTTCAGAAACAGAGGCCTCCAATGTAAATATGACCTGAAAAAAGGGGATTCAGCATAAACATTCAGAATTACTGCTATGAATAAGTTGTAGAATGTCTGGTAGTGTTTAAGTGTTAACAAATAAGAATAGCCAtgataatgaatgaaaaatgatgtttaaataatatttttgacttgaataaaattaattcattcataatttcTATTGTGTGCAACTAAGACTGCTCACTAGCATGGTGTATAAATCTAGTGAAAATTAATTTGTATGTACTAATAACTTCTAAGTACGAAGACTAATTCACAAAACATTAAcctcagcatttattaataatggactaaaacacacagacacagaattGCTGGACAACTGGAAAGAGGGTCTTGTTTTCATGCCCTGTAAAAATAGCCTGGAATGTGTGCAGTCAAAATGGCTTTGAAAAGCTCACGCATGTGAAGTAAAAATAGCTATAAGAACCATTTATCTTAATTCCGAAAACACATGAAGGCCTTTCCGAAGTGTTATGTGTCCTCTGACATTTTGTACAAGATCAGTGTGAGAAGTTTTATTGAGGGCTGCTAGTTGCCGATGGATCATGTTGCATATCATTTTAGAGTAGACcgttttaaaattttaatcagGCAAAATTGTATACTTTATTCTGATGCTGAGGATTATCAGGGATTGATAAAATAGTCCATCGACAAATCAAACTAATTTTATAATTGTTAACTTCGCCCCAGGCTGTCCAAAAATTATATGACATTATTTTGTcagggcggttcattccgctgtgtatcccggattaataagggactaagccaaaaagaaaatgaatgaatgattattttgtcagctaaaaatgaatataagatGAAAACTCATGTTTCATGTGGTgaatatttttgattaataacTCCACATTTCAAGAGAACAGCTTCAAAGGAATTAACATCAATTTGTCCAATAAGTGTCTACTTTAGTTTACCCCCACTCCCAACACTTTGTACAACAAGTGGGTAAACAGtttttaaatacagtacattttCAAAAGATGTTATTAAGCTCTGCAGCTATTTGGGGGTTTCTGACTGGATTTTCTTACTTAAATGGAAGAGCTTCACATAAACAGAGGTATAACTCCAACATTCTGCTATTATTATAAagtgcacctatgatgaaaatcactTTTGGAAGATtttggacagaactatgtgtaggtatagtgtgtccacagtcatattagggtgatttaaaatcttaaatctttttttttttaatttcctgatgttaaaataggatccaaataccTTCCATTTGAGGGCCGACTGCAAACTTGAGGTAGGAGTTTGGTTTttccacccaccaaattgattgacagctgtgtattaacataTCTCCAAAGTAACACGTATAGTCACATCAACAAGACATTAAAGATCtgttcaagaatgagttttacaagtttaaaacattcttaaaacagtgcatgtttgtaataggAGGGTAAAAcctgctgtaattcatcaccacagctgcatagtgtcagtactattataaaagaagatgtttcaattcccggtttgtggacattagaTCAGTATTATTGTGGACATTAACAAACAGATATCCATACACCAGtgtatattaaagggcacctatggtgaaaaatttacttttcaagctatttagacagaaatgtgtgtaagtatagtatTTAACTGACATAATGGGGtgaataaacacacccagtctttttttttttttcaaatttaacaacataaaaacggtggaccaattggagctgttttcagatcgaccgcaacttacgtaggagagcggtccccccgcccaccaatattgattgacagctgcgcgcattaacatgtccggtggtcacgtgtataatcatataatcaagacaggacgtgcgcaaagcagccgggaataaaaggtcctgttcagtttgctaggatcattaatcatcatcaaacgtgatcaagagtgagttttacaagtttaaaatgttttaaaacagagcactggtgtaatgaattacagcgatttacttcagatgcacttaatcagcacagccgcgtgtcagaacaattataaaggaagacgcttcaatcccggttatgaatatacattaatataagagatatccatacagcagtggatattaccagtatcatgtaacatgcgtgcaaaacgagtgcaaagcttaacgcgcgctagctctctctctctctctctctctctctctctctgtgtgtgtgtcttcgtgtctgagctgtgtgtgtgtgtcttcgtgtctaagctgtgtgagtgtgtgtctgcgtgtctgagctaagtgtgtgtgtgtgtgtgtccgcgtctgagctatgtgtgtgtgtatgtcagcgctacgtttgtgtgtgtgtgtgtgtatgtgtgtgcgctatgtgtttgtgtccttgctgtgtgtgtgcgtgaactttgtaatgacattgtgtgtgactcattgttgcaaatccacaaaaaaatgcatcaaatactgattgttaaagttcttactgtagtatttctcacacacgttatgtgagatctgcttcttgAGGCAgctgagggcggcgattgctgacaagcatgtgggaacggtgggcggggaggactagcttaaagggccagtacaaaaaaacagcaaaaccttttttccagctataatatagacacttcaaacagctataataaataatctgatgggtgttttgagctgaaactttacagacacattctggggacacaaaagacttatattaaatatgaaaaaaggggtaacctatgtgccctttaacatgtATCCCGTCACATTTAAACGCTgctaaaacagttttgtttacacatttgtcTACCTACATTACAAATGCTGATGATAtgaaggaacactttcgcatgtcaagACATACATTTGAATGTGTGCTGCAGCTTtcgtgtttttaaaatgaaagtctACCGGTGTTGTAGGCTAACGTTACTCAAATCTAAATCACAGGAGTGCACGCAACAGCGCAGAGCTTGGAGGTAAACTCACAGCGTTTTTTCTtaagcattttattgatcatttttttccACAGCTGGCACTGAGAagaaacatagaaacattatatGACTAACAaacagcagctaaatgtgtctggagaaggatttaaaggtatttatttttcataaacagcgcagatgtgaatgtgtctgactgttctgattggctggagcagATGTCCCACATCAGTGCATTCTAGacatgaacgcgctctttccatCAATTTTCCTTCTATGTTCACACAGCAGCATTCCAggataatgttacaacttctcttccTGGAAAATTGGAGGAACAAATTTACAGGTAGTTTTAAATAGGGTCTGTTtactggtaattttccagaaaggtctgtatgtctgaaaggggctaatgtgtgtgattcatcattgcagaaaggcttgaattaactccacaacaaatgcatcaaataactgctgggaaagttcttactgtagtaagggagatctgcatCATTCTTTCTGTCACTGTGATGTACATTTACGTGAGACGTAACAGG
This region of Danio aesculapii chromosome 4, fDanAes4.1, whole genome shotgun sequence genomic DNA includes:
- the myf6 gene encoding LOW QUALITY PROTEIN: myogenic factor 6 (The sequence of the model RefSeq protein was modified relative to this genomic sequence to represent the inferred CDS: deleted 1 base in 1 codon), translated to MMDLFETNTYFFNDLRYLEGDHGTLDMPEVSPLYEGNDSPLSPGQDPVPSETGCESSGEEHVLAPPGLQAHCEGQCLMWACKICKRKSAPTDRRKAATLRERRRLKKINEAFDALKKKTVPNPNQRLPKVEILRSAITYIEKLQDLLHSLDEQEQSNDTDPYTYNLKENHVTASEYHWKKTCQSWQENPDHSSSQMAGHREGAVLESSESSSLRRLSSIVDSISTEEPKARCPSQISEK